A portion of the Stigmatella aurantiaca DW4/3-1 genome contains these proteins:
- a CDS encoding TOMM system kinase/cyclase fusion protein yields MDPIAAGMVFQGRYEILSKLGEGGFGEVYRARQKVTQHEVAIKVLRTLHVTEEHQVARFQREMQVCAQLYHPNIVRLIDSGKAEPDLLFTVFEYVPGRTLAEVLATEGVLPPGETVHLMLQVLDALSCAHNQGVIHRDLKPHNIMLSQTGVRRNAMVLDFGLGTLGSGVREDVARITRTHEMLGTPTYAAPEQLRGEPVTANSDLYSWGLIFLECLTGQRAVEGATVQQVIFKQLGPDPVSIPSWLEGHRLGQLLRKVTNKDVKARELPAPRVMRELELCAVEGWPMGEGKGIESIPAPLLSSGTLDGQTRGERRQLTAVCCHVGLSTAEGVEEDDEELDLLLRSLHAACAYIARRHGAHVGSVLGEWMLFYFGYPSAAEDDARRAARAALEMASQMERKGEELAGEGKSRLEFRAGIHTGLVISQDPHANARADLPALVGTTPNVAVRMQAQAEPGAILVSEATSKLLRGHFVFDEARREEGAAGTEGGRFRLLHEYRTSSTSVDGNTTLPLYGRSEELELLRQRWAQTVGGTGQSILLSGEPGIGKSRLVHELVRKVRGTPHTFLECRCAPEGKNNALFPVVELLESMLGLGRNAKPEQALAAIEGLLTQNGFSLAEAMPLVAGLLSVRGSSGQYPVPEVSPQRAKELTLDLLVSLFFEMAQQQPLLLLVEDLHWADPTTLELLSQLIEDSSTTRLCLVLTARSEFIPKWSMSQVLQVQLSRLDRQRAEEMVSGLTQQTPLPREVVEQLVSRTDGVPLFLEELTRMVMDALPGRGGETPSRVWTPTRLAIPSTLRDSLMARLDRLGPARETAQLAAALGREFSYEVLRAVSSRPEAELQRDLKALADADLVHRRRGVRNPSYLFKHALIRDTAYESMLRPMRREVHERIAATLEQHFPEVVASRPDLLALHHAAADQKRQALDYAQKAAMGALMRSANTEAVAHATEALAWLEVVEDERERAQIELGLNGLIIPGRMSTHGWADERIKNRIDRSQELVDLLGDSPQVAPSLWALGLYHHTRGHRVGARAVMERLLAMGEQSGDDSLVVIALCGLGHCLTVEGRMAEARECFERSLSLYDASRHAKLAVYLGLDPRAYAQMAMGFLVWMLGYADLAATYAQSALTWAEETKHPSSLALAYFFHLTFLQAQGARDQAIVLADKALEITHRYGLPANEVYCRMLRNWAVRDRDGLRRDIDELHQKLGVGLAMTYYNYLLAELEFDAQRYGAALEIIDTFLGGGKRPEERYYLADLLCLKGRCLQAQGETVAAEVCLKEALEVAKQQSAKMLELKAANALSELFQARGQTAQARALLTPLLEWFTEGLQTPDVSRARTLLGQLAA; encoded by the coding sequence TTGGATCCAATCGCAGCGGGCATGGTCTTCCAGGGTCGCTACGAGATTCTCTCGAAGCTGGGAGAGGGTGGCTTCGGGGAGGTCTACCGGGCACGTCAGAAGGTGACGCAGCACGAGGTGGCGATCAAGGTCCTGCGGACCCTCCACGTCACCGAGGAGCACCAGGTCGCGCGCTTTCAGCGCGAGATGCAGGTGTGTGCTCAGCTCTATCACCCCAACATCGTGCGGCTCATCGACTCGGGCAAGGCGGAGCCGGACCTGTTGTTCACCGTCTTCGAGTACGTGCCGGGCCGCACCCTGGCGGAGGTGCTGGCCACCGAAGGTGTCTTGCCGCCCGGGGAGACCGTGCACCTGATGCTCCAGGTGCTCGATGCGCTGAGCTGCGCGCACAACCAGGGCGTCATCCACCGGGACCTCAAGCCCCATAACATCATGCTCTCCCAGACGGGGGTGCGCCGCAACGCGATGGTGCTCGACTTTGGGCTGGGCACGCTCGGCTCGGGGGTCAGGGAAGACGTGGCGCGCATCACCCGCACCCACGAGATGCTGGGGACGCCCACCTATGCGGCCCCCGAGCAGCTCCGGGGCGAGCCGGTGACGGCGAACTCGGATCTCTACTCCTGGGGGCTCATCTTCCTGGAGTGCCTCACCGGGCAGCGGGCGGTGGAGGGCGCCACCGTGCAGCAGGTGATCTTCAAGCAGCTCGGACCGGACCCGGTCTCCATCCCGAGCTGGCTCGAAGGCCACCGGCTGGGCCAGCTGTTGCGCAAGGTGACGAACAAGGACGTGAAGGCGCGCGAGCTTCCCGCCCCGCGCGTGATGAGGGAGCTGGAGCTCTGTGCCGTGGAAGGCTGGCCGATGGGCGAGGGCAAGGGCATCGAGTCCATTCCCGCGCCGCTGCTGTCCTCGGGAACGCTGGATGGCCAGACGCGTGGGGAGCGCCGCCAGCTCACCGCCGTGTGCTGTCACGTGGGCCTGTCCACCGCCGAGGGCGTGGAGGAGGACGACGAGGAGCTGGACCTGTTGCTGCGGTCCCTGCACGCCGCCTGCGCCTACATCGCCCGCCGCCACGGGGCCCACGTGGGCAGCGTGCTCGGGGAGTGGATGCTCTTCTATTTCGGCTATCCCTCGGCGGCGGAGGACGATGCGCGCCGGGCGGCCCGTGCGGCGCTGGAGATGGCCTCGCAAATGGAACGCAAGGGCGAGGAGCTGGCGGGGGAGGGCAAGAGCCGCCTGGAGTTCCGGGCCGGCATCCACACGGGGTTGGTCATCAGCCAGGATCCGCATGCGAACGCGCGCGCGGACCTCCCCGCCCTCGTGGGCACCACGCCCAACGTGGCGGTGCGGATGCAGGCGCAGGCCGAGCCCGGCGCCATCCTCGTCAGTGAGGCCACCTCCAAGCTGCTGCGGGGGCACTTCGTGTTCGATGAGGCCCGCCGGGAGGAGGGGGCCGCGGGGACGGAGGGCGGGAGGTTCCGGCTGCTCCACGAGTACCGGACCTCGTCCACCAGCGTGGATGGGAACACGACGCTGCCGCTGTATGGCCGCTCCGAGGAGCTGGAGCTGCTGCGGCAACGGTGGGCGCAGACGGTGGGCGGGACGGGACAGAGCATCCTGCTGTCCGGCGAGCCGGGCATCGGCAAGTCGCGGCTGGTGCACGAGCTGGTCCGGAAAGTCCGTGGCACGCCGCACACCTTCCTCGAGTGCCGCTGCGCGCCGGAAGGCAAGAACAACGCGCTGTTTCCGGTGGTGGAGCTGCTGGAGTCCATGCTGGGCCTCGGCCGCAACGCGAAGCCAGAGCAGGCCTTGGCGGCCATCGAGGGGCTGCTGACGCAGAACGGCTTTTCGCTCGCCGAGGCGATGCCCCTGGTGGCCGGCCTGCTGTCGGTGCGGGGCAGCTCGGGCCAATACCCGGTTCCCGAGGTTTCTCCCCAGCGTGCCAAGGAGCTGACGCTCGATCTGCTGGTGTCCCTCTTCTTCGAGATGGCACAGCAGCAGCCCTTGTTGCTGCTCGTCGAGGATCTGCACTGGGCGGATCCGACGACCTTGGAGCTGCTCTCGCAACTCATCGAGGACTCCTCCACCACACGGCTCTGCCTGGTCCTCACCGCGCGCTCGGAGTTCATTCCCAAGTGGTCCATGTCGCAGGTGCTCCAGGTGCAGCTGAGCCGGTTGGACCGGCAGCGCGCCGAGGAGATGGTGAGCGGGCTTACCCAGCAGACCCCACTGCCGCGCGAGGTGGTGGAGCAACTGGTGAGCCGCACGGACGGGGTGCCGCTCTTCCTGGAAGAGCTGACGCGCATGGTGATGGACGCGCTGCCCGGGCGGGGCGGCGAGACCCCGTCGCGTGTCTGGACGCCCACCCGGCTGGCCATCCCCAGCACCCTGCGCGACTCCCTGATGGCGCGGCTGGACCGGCTGGGGCCCGCCCGGGAGACGGCGCAGCTGGCCGCGGCGCTGGGACGGGAGTTCAGCTACGAGGTGCTCCGGGCCGTCTCCTCGCGCCCGGAGGCCGAGCTGCAACGGGACCTGAAGGCGCTGGCGGATGCGGACCTCGTCCACCGCCGTCGAGGGGTGCGCAACCCCAGCTACCTCTTCAAGCACGCGCTCATCCGGGACACGGCCTATGAGTCCATGCTCCGCCCCATGCGCCGCGAGGTGCACGAGCGCATCGCGGCGACGCTGGAGCAGCACTTCCCGGAGGTGGTGGCCTCGCGGCCGGACCTGCTCGCCTTGCACCACGCCGCGGCGGACCAGAAGCGCCAGGCGCTGGACTATGCCCAGAAGGCGGCGATGGGGGCATTGATGCGCTCGGCCAACACCGAGGCCGTGGCCCACGCCACCGAAGCGCTGGCTTGGCTGGAGGTGGTGGAGGATGAGCGGGAGCGGGCGCAGATCGAGCTGGGGTTGAATGGACTCATCATCCCCGGGCGGATGAGCACCCACGGGTGGGCGGATGAGCGCATCAAGAACCGGATCGACCGCTCCCAGGAGCTCGTTGACCTGCTGGGGGACTCGCCCCAGGTGGCCCCCAGCCTGTGGGCGCTGGGGCTCTACCATCACACGCGGGGCCACCGCGTGGGGGCCCGCGCCGTGATGGAGCGCCTGCTGGCCATGGGAGAGCAGTCGGGAGATGACTCCCTGGTCGTCATCGCGCTGTGTGGGCTGGGCCATTGCCTCACGGTCGAAGGCCGCATGGCCGAGGCGCGGGAGTGTTTCGAGCGCTCCCTGTCGCTCTATGACGCTTCACGTCACGCAAAGCTCGCGGTCTACCTGGGGCTGGATCCACGTGCGTATGCCCAGATGGCCATGGGCTTTCTGGTGTGGATGTTGGGATATGCGGACCTGGCGGCCACCTATGCCCAGTCCGCCCTGACCTGGGCCGAGGAGACGAAGCACCCCAGCAGCCTCGCGTTGGCCTATTTCTTTCATCTCACCTTTCTGCAGGCCCAAGGGGCCCGTGACCAGGCCATCGTCCTGGCGGACAAGGCGCTGGAAATCACCCATCGCTATGGCTTGCCCGCCAATGAGGTCTATTGCCGGATGTTGCGCAATTGGGCCGTGAGGGACCGGGATGGCCTGAGGCGCGACATCGACGAACTCCATCAGAAGCTGGGGGTGGGGTTGGCAATGACCTATTACAACTATCTGCTGGCGGAGCTGGAATTCGATGCCCAGCGGTACGGCGCGGCCCTGGAAATCATCGACACGTTCCTGGGCGGCGGGAAGCGCCCGGAAGAGCGCTATTATTTGGCGGACTTGCTGTGCCTCAAGGGCCGCTGCCTCCAGGCGCAAGGCGAAACCGTGGCGGCGGAGGTGTGTCTAAAGGAGGCTTTGGAGGTAGCGAAACAGCAATCAGCGAAAATGCTGGAATTGAAGGCAGCGAATGCGCTGTCTGAACTCTTTCAAGCCAGAGGCCAGACCGCGCAGGCCCGTGCGCTGCTCACGCCTTTACTGGAATGGTTCACCGAGGGCCTTCAGACGCCGGATGTCTCTCGTGCCCGGACCCTGCTGGGCCAACTCGCCGCATGA
- a CDS encoding amidohydrolase family protein: MREGLRLLDADRHVLEPPGMWEEYLPAEYRAGAPYHQVLAPQESLDQRVARLGPKGLIPPMPTLMLDGQPVWNKLSERAMVEVAWSLAQRPGGASLGATAANHLRAMDSSGVDLAFLYPTSASFLLRIDGMDPARASAFARAYNDWLKDFCHPAPERLRGVGVLSLHEPGRMVAELERVAGFGWRAVVLPPNPVGNRTLSHPDYEPFWSACERLSMAVTLHEGSHARLPTAGADRFQTRFALNASSHPLEQMLALLTLIEGGVLERHPRLRVGILEAGCGWLPYWLWRMDATWQYMAGEVAENVRMKPSEYFRRQCFASIEPEEPGIAEVVRFLGTDNLLFGTDYPHADHGEDIVDHVMKLRAVLPEEAIHKLLWDNPARFYGLTGNPEGVSRNT, translated from the coding sequence ATGCGCGAAGGACTCCGGCTGCTGGATGCGGATCGACACGTCCTGGAGCCCCCCGGAATGTGGGAGGAATACCTTCCCGCCGAGTACCGGGCGGGGGCCCCGTATCACCAGGTGCTCGCCCCCCAGGAGTCCCTGGACCAGCGCGTGGCCCGGCTCGGCCCCAAGGGGCTCATTCCCCCCATGCCGACGCTGATGCTCGATGGCCAGCCTGTGTGGAACAAGCTGTCGGAGCGGGCCATGGTCGAGGTGGCCTGGAGCCTCGCCCAGCGGCCCGGGGGCGCCTCCCTGGGGGCGACCGCCGCCAACCACCTGCGGGCCATGGACAGCTCGGGCGTGGACCTCGCCTTCCTCTATCCCACCTCGGCCTCGTTCCTGCTGCGCATTGATGGCATGGACCCCGCCCGCGCCTCGGCCTTCGCCCGCGCCTACAATGACTGGCTGAAGGACTTCTGCCATCCCGCCCCCGAGCGCCTGCGCGGTGTGGGCGTCCTCAGCCTGCACGAGCCCGGGCGGATGGTGGCAGAACTGGAGCGCGTGGCTGGCTTCGGCTGGAGGGCCGTGGTGCTGCCCCCCAACCCCGTGGGCAACAGGACGTTGTCCCACCCGGACTATGAGCCGTTCTGGTCCGCGTGCGAGCGCCTCTCCATGGCCGTGACCCTGCACGAGGGAAGCCACGCGCGGCTGCCCACCGCGGGCGCGGACCGCTTCCAGACCCGCTTTGCCCTCAATGCCTCCTCACACCCACTGGAGCAGATGCTCGCCCTGCTGACCCTCATCGAGGGCGGTGTGCTGGAGCGGCACCCGCGCTTGCGCGTGGGCATCCTGGAAGCAGGCTGTGGGTGGCTGCCTTACTGGCTGTGGCGCATGGATGCCACGTGGCAATACATGGCGGGCGAGGTGGCCGAGAATGTCCGGATGAAGCCCTCGGAATACTTCCGGCGCCAGTGCTTCGCCTCCATCGAGCCCGAGGAGCCTGGCATTGCGGAAGTGGTCCGCTTTCTTGGCACGGACAACCTCCTGTTTGGAACGGATTACCCCCACGCGGACCACGGTGAGGACATCGTGGACCACGTCATGAAACTGCGAGCGGTGCTGCCCGAGGAAGCCATTCACAAACTCCTCTGGGACAACCCCGCCCGCTTTTACGGCCTGACCGGGAACCCGGAGGGCGTCAGCAGAAACACGTGA
- a CDS encoding TOMM precursor leader peptide-binding protein, producing MSDFLRRVLQFKPHLRTEWLDTDRFFLIGEREQFMLAGKVQVLVASMLDGRRSVSDIVSALEGRASAPEVLYALSMMEKRGYAVDAAPGIPPETAAFWQALGVTPSEAAARIAASPVAVRALDGLDAAPLIDALKGAGLTVQDTAALQAVLVRDYLSPELEAFNQQALKQQTPWFLVKPTGATPWAGPVLRPGGGPCWACLAHRLRWNRPVEAYLNGRKGSTGPRLPPRAELPASLQAGLQLAATALARWIVTGGKGALGQTLLALEFAQFQLTEHTVVRRPQCPACGDPEMLKTRGAQPVVLQARPRGFTEDNGFRSISPEETFARLQHQISPLTGVLSNLGPLESRNHPLRPTFGASYFTPVWSESPDFNEFHALSLGKGRTPFQSRASALGEGIERWSALFQGDEPRLRAPWAALGADAFRPKDLLLFSDTQYRDRVALNAKSPLPRAMVPLPFDEAMEVDWTPVWSLTHERRRYLPTAYCYTRYPAPPEARFSPADSNGHAAGNCVEEAILQGFLELAERDATAVWWYNRLRRPGVNLASFHEPYFQALMEHHRSHGWRLWALDLTHDLGIPTFVALGHNARGDRHCVGFGAHLDARIALQRALTEFNQIFDPQEKLPSPWAVAELEDPSFLFPDEQQPERTLSDFPVTPQEDIREDVRACVARAARVGLETLVLDLTRPDVGLNVVKVVVPGLRHFWPRFAPGRLYDVPVRLGWRDRPLDEAQLNPVPLFL from the coding sequence ATGAGCGACTTTCTCCGCCGTGTCCTCCAGTTCAAACCGCACTTGCGCACGGAATGGCTCGACACGGACCGGTTCTTTCTGATCGGCGAGCGCGAGCAATTCATGCTGGCCGGCAAGGTCCAGGTGCTCGTGGCCTCGATGCTCGACGGACGCCGCTCCGTCAGCGACATCGTCTCCGCGCTCGAAGGGCGGGCCTCCGCGCCGGAAGTGCTCTACGCCCTCTCGATGATGGAGAAGCGGGGCTATGCCGTCGACGCGGCGCCCGGGATTCCACCGGAAACGGCCGCCTTCTGGCAGGCGCTCGGCGTGACTCCCTCCGAAGCCGCGGCGCGGATTGCCGCTTCGCCCGTCGCCGTGCGGGCCCTGGATGGGCTGGACGCGGCCCCCCTCATCGATGCCCTGAAGGGCGCGGGCTTGACCGTCCAGGACACCGCGGCGCTCCAGGCCGTCCTGGTCCGCGACTACCTGTCGCCCGAGTTGGAGGCCTTCAATCAGCAGGCGCTGAAGCAGCAGACGCCCTGGTTTCTGGTGAAGCCCACGGGGGCCACGCCCTGGGCGGGCCCGGTGCTCCGTCCCGGTGGGGGGCCTTGCTGGGCCTGCCTCGCCCACCGGCTGCGGTGGAACCGTCCCGTGGAAGCCTATTTGAACGGGCGCAAGGGCAGCACGGGCCCCCGGCTCCCGCCTCGCGCGGAGCTTCCCGCGAGCCTCCAGGCGGGGCTTCAGCTGGCGGCGACGGCCCTGGCGCGGTGGATCGTCACAGGCGGGAAAGGCGCGTTGGGGCAGACGCTGCTGGCGCTGGAGTTCGCCCAGTTCCAGCTCACCGAGCACACCGTGGTCCGGAGGCCGCAGTGTCCCGCGTGTGGCGATCCGGAGATGTTGAAAACCCGGGGCGCCCAGCCCGTGGTGCTGCAAGCCCGGCCCCGGGGCTTCACCGAGGACAATGGGTTCCGCAGCATCTCGCCCGAGGAGACCTTCGCGCGGCTCCAACATCAGATCAGCCCCCTCACCGGCGTGCTCAGCAACCTGGGCCCTCTCGAGTCGCGCAACCACCCCTTGCGGCCGACCTTCGGCGCCTCCTACTTCACCCCCGTGTGGAGCGAGTCGCCGGACTTCAACGAGTTCCACGCGCTGAGCCTCGGCAAGGGCCGCACCCCGTTTCAGTCCCGCGCCAGCGCGCTCGGCGAGGGCATCGAGCGCTGGAGCGCGCTCTTTCAGGGAGATGAGCCCCGCCTGCGGGCGCCCTGGGCGGCCCTGGGCGCCGACGCCTTCCGCCCCAAGGACCTGCTGCTGTTCAGCGACACCCAGTACCGCGACCGCGTGGCGCTCAACGCGAAGTCCCCGCTGCCCCGGGCGATGGTGCCGCTTCCCTTCGATGAGGCCATGGAGGTGGACTGGACCCCCGTCTGGTCGCTCACGCACGAGCGCCGCCGGTACCTGCCCACGGCGTACTGCTACACCCGCTATCCGGCCCCCCCCGAAGCGCGCTTCAGCCCCGCGGACTCCAACGGCCACGCGGCCGGCAATTGCGTGGAGGAAGCCATCCTCCAAGGCTTCCTGGAGCTGGCCGAGCGCGATGCCACGGCCGTCTGGTGGTACAACCGCTTGCGCCGCCCCGGCGTGAACCTGGCCAGCTTCCACGAGCCCTACTTCCAGGCGCTGATGGAGCACCATCGCTCGCATGGCTGGCGGCTGTGGGCGTTGGATCTCACGCACGATCTGGGCATCCCCACCTTTGTCGCGCTGGGGCACAACGCCCGCGGGGACCGGCATTGCGTGGGGTTCGGGGCCCACCTCGATGCGCGCATCGCCCTCCAGCGCGCGCTCACGGAGTTCAACCAGATCTTCGATCCCCAGGAGAAGCTTCCCTCGCCCTGGGCCGTGGCCGAGTTGGAGGATCCCTCCTTCCTCTTCCCGGATGAGCAGCAGCCCGAGAGGACGCTCAGCGATTTTCCCGTGACGCCTCAAGAGGACATCCGCGAGGACGTGAGGGCGTGCGTGGCGCGCGCGGCGCGCGTGGGCTTGGAGACGCTCGTCCTGGACCTGACGCGGCCCGACGTGGGCCTGAATGTGGTGAAGGTGGTGGTGCCCGGCCTGCGCCACTTCTGGCCGCGCTTCGCCCCGGGCCGACTCTATGACGTGCCGGTGCGTCTGGGCTGGCGAGACCGCCCGCTGGACGAAGCCCAGCTCAATCCGGTTCCCCTCTTCCTCTAA
- a CDS encoding DUF7594 domain-containing protein → MQGKKCGPLALAGMTAALAACGVDVEEQHERLGEAPQALTVLSASEDSYAHEGNASSNYGSSTSLYVKNDPGASRYAYVKFSLSGLSGVTNAKLRIYGSASSNTTLQAYQTADGWSESSLNWSNKPAVGSLVGSVPINTTVKYYDIDVTSYVSAQAGGDGTVSFVLQETVGKYTTLNSSESASSPPQLEVTAGGTGGGDTQAPSVPANVTATAVSSSQINLSWSAATDNVGVTGYDLYRNGAFLRNVSGTSASDTGLSASTTYSYYVKAKDAAGNASNSSSSVSATTSGGGSSSCAGALATVADIQNAMKNASPGATLLIAPGTYTGSRSTGGDPGGQGLFYSGKSGTASSPIILKGCDPSNPATLKGTAVNDGSYGIHLTGDYWQIRDLIVTTAQKGIIIDNGNRNVLSNVTVHNIGDEGVHFRDGSSYNTLEHSKIYNTGKYQPSYGEGAYVGSDASSDYEHVVIGNVIRYTNFDGGITAEHLDIKEGADGTLVEYCTFNGTGISGANSADSFVDVKGVNTIVRYNQGFRNGNSLVLDAFQVRTHGSGYATGVNNTFYGNTVNLDGSSGYVVFATGATQGTTAHDDVRVGGGNLYSSNVND, encoded by the coding sequence ATGCAAGGAAAGAAGTGCGGCCCCCTGGCCCTGGCGGGAATGACCGCCGCGCTGGCCGCGTGCGGTGTGGACGTCGAGGAGCAGCACGAACGTTTGGGCGAGGCGCCTCAGGCACTCACCGTCCTGAGCGCGTCAGAGGATTCCTATGCGCACGAGGGCAATGCCTCCTCCAATTACGGTTCGAGCACGTCGCTCTACGTCAAGAATGATCCGGGCGCCAGCCGGTATGCCTATGTGAAGTTCAGCCTGAGTGGGCTCTCGGGCGTCACCAACGCCAAGTTGAGGATCTACGGCAGCGCCTCCTCCAACACGACCCTTCAGGCCTACCAGACGGCCGATGGGTGGTCGGAGTCGTCGCTGAACTGGAGCAACAAGCCCGCCGTGGGGAGCCTCGTGGGCAGTGTGCCGATCAACACGACGGTGAAGTATTACGACATCGATGTGACGTCCTATGTGAGCGCCCAAGCGGGCGGAGATGGCACGGTCTCCTTCGTGTTGCAGGAGACCGTGGGCAAGTACACCACCCTGAACAGCAGCGAGAGCGCCTCCAGCCCTCCTCAACTGGAGGTCACCGCGGGAGGCACCGGGGGAGGGGACACCCAGGCGCCTTCCGTCCCCGCGAATGTCACGGCCACCGCGGTGTCCAGCAGCCAGATCAACCTGAGCTGGAGTGCCGCGACGGACAACGTGGGGGTGACCGGGTATGACCTTTACCGGAATGGCGCGTTCCTGAGGAACGTCAGCGGCACCTCGGCGAGCGACACGGGGCTGTCGGCCTCGACCACCTATTCTTATTACGTGAAGGCCAAGGACGCGGCGGGCAATGCCTCCAACAGCAGCAGCTCGGTCAGCGCCACCACCTCCGGGGGCGGTTCGTCCTCGTGCGCGGGCGCGCTGGCGACGGTCGCCGATATCCAGAACGCCATGAAGAATGCCTCCCCGGGCGCGACCCTGCTCATCGCGCCGGGGACTTACACCGGAAGCCGCTCCACCGGCGGCGATCCCGGTGGCCAAGGCCTGTTCTACTCGGGCAAGAGTGGCACCGCCTCCAGCCCCATCATCCTGAAGGGGTGTGATCCCAGCAATCCGGCGACCCTGAAGGGGACCGCGGTCAACGATGGCTCCTATGGCATCCATCTCACCGGCGATTACTGGCAGATCCGCGACCTCATCGTCACCACCGCGCAAAAAGGCATCATCATCGACAATGGCAACCGCAACGTGCTGAGCAACGTCACGGTCCACAACATCGGGGATGAGGGGGTGCACTTCCGGGATGGCAGCTCCTACAACACGCTGGAGCACTCGAAGATCTACAACACGGGCAAGTATCAGCCGAGCTACGGAGAGGGCGCCTACGTGGGCTCCGATGCCAGCTCCGACTACGAGCACGTCGTGATTGGCAACGTGATTCGATACACGAACTTCGATGGAGGCATCACCGCCGAGCACCTCGACATCAAGGAAGGCGCGGACGGCACCCTCGTGGAGTACTGCACCTTCAATGGCACGGGGATCTCGGGCGCCAACAGCGCGGACAGCTTCGTGGACGTCAAGGGCGTCAACACCATCGTGCGCTACAACCAGGGGTTCCGGAATGGCAACTCCCTCGTCCTGGATGCCTTCCAGGTGCGCACCCACGGCAGCGGCTATGCGACGGGGGTCAACAACACCTTCTACGGCAACACCGTGAACCTGGATGGCTCCTCGGGCTATGTGGTGTTCGCGACCGGCGCGACCCAGGGCACGACGGCCCACGACGATGTCCGGGTGGGCGGCGGGAACCTCTACAGCAGCAACGTCAACGACTGA
- a CDS encoding DUF2891 domain-containing protein — protein sequence MPASSVLTLLVASLASQAAPARDFTAEAATRFAELALGCVHREYPNKIAHVLSGDADVRPPRELTPAFYGCYDWHSAVHGHWLLVRLARTHPEAPFTARIRAAVARSLTPANIEAEVRYLSAPGRVSFERPYGLAWLLQLAAELREWEDPQAREWSATLEPLEAQAAERLRTWLPKLSRPIREGEHDQTAFAFGLVLDWARRAGDRPMEQLLTERVEAFYGKDRRGPLAYEPSGQDFLSPCLAEADLMRRVLPPARFATWLRGFLPEIPSSASASWLEPAVVTDPSDPKLAHLDGLNLSRAWMLEGILSGLPPADKRRRALEETAKRHREAGLRAVTGAHYEGGHWLGSFAVYLVSSRGLPMP from the coding sequence ATGCCGGCTTCTTCTGTCTTGACCCTTCTGGTGGCCTCGCTCGCTTCGCAGGCCGCTCCTGCGCGGGACTTCACCGCCGAGGCCGCGACGCGCTTCGCGGAGCTTGCCCTCGGCTGCGTTCACCGGGAGTACCCGAACAAGATCGCCCACGTGCTCAGTGGCGATGCGGACGTGCGTCCTCCCCGGGAGCTCACCCCCGCCTTTTACGGCTGTTACGACTGGCACTCGGCGGTTCACGGCCACTGGCTGCTCGTGCGGCTGGCCCGCACCCATCCCGAGGCCCCCTTCACCGCCCGGATCCGGGCGGCGGTGGCGCGCAGCCTGACCCCCGCGAACATCGAGGCGGAGGTGCGTTACCTGAGCGCTCCGGGCCGGGTGTCCTTCGAGCGCCCCTACGGGCTCGCGTGGCTGCTGCAACTCGCGGCGGAGCTGCGCGAATGGGAGGATCCCCAGGCGCGCGAGTGGTCGGCCACGCTCGAGCCCCTGGAGGCGCAGGCCGCCGAGCGGCTCCGCACGTGGCTGCCGAAGCTCTCCCGCCCCATTCGCGAGGGAGAGCATGACCAGACGGCCTTCGCCTTCGGGCTCGTGCTCGATTGGGCGCGGCGCGCCGGGGATCGCCCGATGGAGCAGTTGCTGACGGAGCGGGTGGAGGCTTTCTATGGAAAGGACCGCCGGGGGCCTCTGGCCTACGAGCCTTCGGGGCAGGACTTTCTCTCGCCGTGCCTCGCCGAGGCGGACCTGATGCGGCGCGTTCTGCCCCCGGCGCGCTTTGCCACCTGGTTGCGCGGCTTCCTGCCCGAGATTCCCTCCAGCGCCAGTGCCTCCTGGCTGGAGCCCGCCGTGGTGACGGATCCGAGTGACCCGAAGCTGGCGCACCTGGATGGTCTGAACCTGAGCCGGGCGTGGATGCTGGAGGGGATCCTCTCGGGGCTGCCCCCGGCGGACAAGCGGCGCCGTGCGCTGGAGGAGACGGCGAAGCGCCACCGGGAGGCCGGGCTCCGGGCCGTGACGGGCGCCCACTACGAGGGAGGACACTGGCTGGGCAGCTTCGCGGTGTACCTGGTCTCCAGCCGCGGGCTGCCGATGCCGTGA